CTCTCTAGCTTGAGTGCTATAAAATCTAGCTTTTTCTACAAATTCCTTGTCGCCAACTAGCATACCTCCGCCTGAAGTGGTGATTATCTTGTTGCCGTTAAAGCTATATGCACCCATCACGCCAAATGTGCCAAGCGCCTTACCGCCGTAAAATCCGCCAAGTGCTTCAGCTGCATCTTCAACCAAATCGATGCCCTCATTTTGGCAAATTTCACAAATTTCTTTTATCTTTGAAGCTTGGCCGTAAAGATGAGTGACGACTAATGCCTTTGGCTTTTTAGGTAAATTTGAGATTGCTTTTTTAAGTAGTTCTGGGCTTAAATTCCAACTCTCATCGCAGTCTATGAATACTGGAGTTGCTTTTTCATAAAGTATAGGCGAGACTGAAGCCATGAAAGTAAAGCTAGAAGCTAGTACAAAATCACCCTCTTTTACGCCAAGGACGCGAAGTGCTAGGTGAAGCGCCGCAGTTCCAGCGCTTAGTGCAAGCGCATCTTTGGCGCCAGTATAAGCCTTTATGCTATCTTCAAATTTATTGACATATTCGCCAAGTGGCGCTATGTAGTTGCTTTCAAAAACTTTTTTTATATATTCCTGCTCTTTTCCACTCATATTTGGTGGAGATAAAAAAACCCTATCCATTTTCATACCTTTCGTGATTTTTTGGCGATTTTAGCACTTATTTTTAAATTTATATCTTAGCGCGCTCACATGCAGGCACGCCATACGCCTTTATGCCGTCCTTTATATCTCTAACGACCACGCTTCCAGCGCCTATGATGCAGTTCTTGCCGATGCTTATGCCTTGAATGACGCTTGAGCCAATGCCAACGTGCGTAAATTCACCCACACTAACGTTTCCAGCAAGGGCTGCATTTGGGCTGATGTGAGCAAATTTGCCTATCGCGCACTCATGCTCTATCACCACACCAGAGTTTATGATAGCGCCCTCTTTTATGCAAGCTTTTGCGTTTATCACGGCATTTGGCATGACGACCACACCTTTTTCTATCACAGCACTTTCGCTCACAACCGCACTTTTATGGATCAAATTTACTATCTCAAAGCCGGCAGCCTCCACCTTTTGGCTGATCTTTTGCCTAGTTTTGTTTTCGCCAATAGCTATTATAATGTCAGCTTTTTCAAGCTCTGGGCTAAATTTACGCTCGCTAGCGTCATCTAAAAAAACTATCTCATCATAGCCATTATTTCTAGCGATGTCAGCTACGACTAGCCCGTGACCGCTTGCTCCGTAGATGTAAATTTTCTTAGTTTTTGCCATTAAATTTCTCCGTCGTCGCCTGCCCCTCTTTGCTGACACCACTTCGTTTTAGCACCTTTTCGATGGTCTGTAATGCGATCTTTACATCAAGTATAAAGCTTAAATTTTTAGCGTAATAGACATCATACTCAAATTTTTTCTCCCAGCTTATGGCGTTTCTGCCATTTACCTGCGCTAGACCCGTGATACCAGGGCGCACGTCGTGGCGGTGCTTTTGCGTTTCGTTATAGATGGGTAGATACTCAACCAAAAGCGGCCTTGGTCCAATAAAGCTCATATCGCCTTTTAATACGTTAAAGAGCTGTGGTAGTTCATCAAGACTAAGAGAGCGGATCAGTTTGCCAAATCTACCAAGCCTTTGCTCATCTGGCAAGAGCTCTCCATTTGCGTCACGCTCATCACTCATCGTCTTAAATTTATAAATTTTGAAAATTTTCTCATTAAGACCTGGTCTTGCCTGCGTAAAAATGACATCACGACTTACCTTAAAATAGATAAAAATCGCCGTTGCTATGATGATAGGTGACGTTAAAATGAGCAAAAACAAAGCCCCCAAAATATCAATCAACCTTTTTAAAAAATTTCTATACATCTATAAATTTCCTATAAATTTCTATATATCTTTTTGCGATTTGCTTCTCGTCAAACTCGCTAACCGCCCAGTCCCTGCCATTTTGCCCAAGCTTAGCGCAAAGCGCCTCATCGTCAAGCAAAATTTTTATTTTACTGGCAAGATCACTTGCGTCTTTTACCTTGCATAAAAGTCCGTTGTAGCCATCCTTTACTGCCTCGTTGCAGCCTGTCACGTCGCTTGCAACGACTGCTTTTGCCATGCTCATCGCCTCTAAAACCGTTCTTGGAAAGCCCTCTTTGTAGCTAGGAAGTGCTAGCAAATAAGAAGCTTTTAAAAGCTGTGGTATGTCGTTTCTAGCGCCAAGATAACGTACTTTGCCACCTTTTAAAAAGCTCTCATCTGCGGTTGATTTATTGCCAGCAAAGCCCTCGCCCACAAAGACAAATTCGCAGTTTTTGTAGCCATTTAAAATTTCTGCTGCCTCGTAAAATTCTCGAACGCCCTTGTGCCACATGGCTCTTGCGATCATTAAAATGACTTTTTTTTCACCCAAGTCTGCCGCTTGCGTGATAGCTGGGTCAAATTTAGTAGTATCCACGCCGACACTTTTTATGCGGCAAACTTTACTTTTATCTATCAAATTTTTAGAGATCAGATAGTCTGGATCTGCGTCATTTACGAAGATGCAAGCATCAGCCTTTGCAAAGGAAAATTTATAAAGGCTCTCCATAACAAAACGCACAGCCTTTGTCTTAATATCATCGTCTATATAAAAGCTGCCAAGGCCTTCAACTAAATTTATCACATGCTTTATACCAGCGTTTTTGGCAGCAAACGTGCCAAAAACATTTGACTTGTGAGCGCCAGTTTGCAGCAGGTCTAAATTTAGCTCGCCCAAAATTTGAGATAGTTTTTTTGAGTTATTTATGATGGTTAGCGGATTTAGACTGGCTTTGTCAAGCTCGTAAGTAACAGAGTGAAAGCTTTTAGCAAGCTCATCAGTAAAATTTCCTTTTGGAGCGATAGCAAAAACCTCATGCCCCATATCTTTTAAAGCCTGCATAATAGGGCGTCTAAAAAAGTGTATGCTCATGTCAGCGTGGCTTA
This portion of the Campylobacter concisus genome encodes:
- the pglC gene encoding undecaprenyl phosphate N,N'-diacetylbacillosamine 1-phosphate transferase, with amino-acid sequence MYRNFLKRLIDILGALFLLILTSPIIIATAIFIYFKVSRDVIFTQARPGLNEKIFKIYKFKTMSDERDANGELLPDEQRLGRFGKLIRSLSLDELPQLFNVLKGDMSFIGPRPLLVEYLPIYNETQKHRHDVRPGITGLAQVNGRNAISWEKKFEYDVYYAKNLSFILDVKIALQTIEKVLKRSGVSKEGQATTEKFNGKN
- the pglA gene encoding N,N'-diacetylbacillosaminyl-diphospho-undecaprenol alpha-1,3-N-acetylgalactosaminyltransferase, which codes for MARIGFLSHADMSIHFFRRPIMQALKDMGHEVFAIAPKGNFTDELAKSFHSVTYELDKASLNPLTIINNSKKLSQILGELNLDLLQTGAHKSNVFGTFAAKNAGIKHVINLVEGLGSFYIDDDIKTKAVRFVMESLYKFSFAKADACIFVNDADPDYLISKNLIDKSKVCRIKSVGVDTTKFDPAITQAADLGEKKVILMIARAMWHKGVREFYEAAEILNGYKNCEFVFVGEGFAGNKSTADESFLKGGKVRYLGARNDIPQLLKASYLLALPSYKEGFPRTVLEAMSMAKAVVASDVTGCNEAVKDGYNGLLCKVKDASDLASKIKILLDDEALCAKLGQNGRDWAVSEFDEKQIAKRYIEIYRKFIDV
- the pglD gene encoding UDP-N-acetylbacillosamine N-acetyltransferase, translated to MAKTKKIYIYGASGHGLVVADIARNNGYDEIVFLDDASERKFSPELEKADIIIAIGENKTRQKISQKVEAAGFEIVNLIHKSAVVSESAVIEKGVVVMPNAVINAKACIKEGAIINSGVVIEHECAIGKFAHISPNAALAGNVSVGEFTHVGIGSSVIQGISIGKNCIIGAGSVVVRDIKDGIKAYGVPACERAKI
- the pglE gene encoding UDP-N-acetylbacillosamine transaminase, with the translated sequence MDRVFLSPPNMSGKEQEYIKKVFESNYIAPLGEYVNKFEDSIKAYTGAKDALALSAGTAALHLALRVLGVKEGDFVLASSFTFMASVSPILYEKATPVFIDCDESWNLSPELLKKAISNLPKKPKALVVTHLYGQASKIKEICEICQNEGIDLVEDAAEALGGFYGGKALGTFGVMGAYSFNGNKIITTSGGGMLVGDKEFVEKARFYSTQAREPLLHYEHKDYGYNYRLSNVLGAIGVAQMEVLEKRVEQKRRVFEIYEKELGDILEFMPELPNSRGNRWLTTGVFAKKDAHLKVIKALADENIESRPLWKPMHLQPVFKGALSFIDGYSEDLFSRGICLPSGSDMSEQTQERVIKIVKENA